A single window of Liolophura sinensis isolate JHLJ2023 chromosome 6, CUHK_Ljap_v2, whole genome shotgun sequence DNA harbors:
- the LOC135467167 gene encoding uncharacterized protein DDB_G0290685-like has product MEVSDGEQENSDKNRQLSYGEQENSDENREVSDGEQANSDENKEVSDGEQENSDKNRQLSYGEQENSDENREVSDGEQANSDENKEVSDGEQENSDENRQLSDGEQENSDENREVSYGEQKNSDENRQLSDGEQENSDENREVSYEEQKNSDENRQLSYEEQENSDENREVSDGEQENSDENRQLSDGEQENSDENRQLSYEEQKNSDENRQLSYGEQKNSDENRQLSDGEQENSDENRELSYGEQKNSDENRELSDGEQENSDENRQLSYEEQENSDENKEVSDGEQKNSDENRQLSDREQENSDENRQLSYEEQENSDENRQLSDGEQENSDENRQLSYGEQKNS; this is encoded by the coding sequence ATGGAAGTGTCAGATGGGGAACAGGAAAATTCAGACAAAAACAGGCAACTGTCATATGGGGAACAGGAAAATTCAGACGAAAACAGGGAAGTGTCAGATGGGGAACAGGCGAATTCAGACGAAAACAAGGAAGTATCAGATGGGGAACAGGAAAATTCAGACAAAAACAGGCAACTGTCATATGGGGAACAGGAAAATTCAGACGAAAACAGGGAAGTGTCAGATGGGGAACAGGCGAATTCAGACGAAAACAAGGAAGTGTCAGATGGGGAACAGGAGAATTCAGACGAAAACAGGCAACTGTCAGATGGGGAACAGGAGAATTCAGACGAAAACAGGGAAGTGTCATATGGGGAACAGAAGAATTCAGACGAAAACAGGCAACTGTCAGATGGGGAACAGGAGAATTCAGACGAAAACAGGGAAGTGTCATATGAGGAACAGAAGAATTCAGACGAAAACAGGCAACTGTCATATGAGGAACAGGAGAATTCAGACGAAAACAGGGAAGTGTCAGATGGGGAACAGGAGAATTCAGACGAAAACAGGCAACTGTCAGATGGGGAACAGGAGAATTCAGACGAAAACAGGCAACTGTCATATGAGGAACAGAAGAATTCAGACGAAAACAGGCAACTGTCATATGGGGAACAGAAGAATTCAGACGAAAACAGGCAACTGTCAGATGGGGAACAGGAAAATTCAGACGAAAACAGGGAATTGTCATATGGGGAACAGAAGAATTCAGACGAAAACAGGGAACTATCAGATGGGGAACAGGAGAATTCAGACGAAAACAGGCAACTGTCATATGAGGAACAGGAGAATTCAGACGAAAACAAGGAAGTGTCAGATGGGGAACAGAAGAATTCAGACGAAAACAGGCAACTGTCAGATAGAGAACAGGAGAATTCAGACGAAAACAGGCAACTGTCATATGAGGAACAGGAGAATTCAGACGAAAACAGGCAACTGTCAGATGGGGAACAGGAGAATTCAGACGAAAACAGGCAACTGTCATATGGGGAACAGAAGAATTCATAG